One stretch of Paroedura picta isolate Pp20150507F chromosome 13, Ppicta_v3.0, whole genome shotgun sequence DNA includes these proteins:
- the UTP14A gene encoding U3 small nucleolar RNA-associated protein 14 homolog A, giving the protein MAGEEEPAKIEPDLSDAEDEEEDELAAKKHRQLVDALSNLAGGKRQRAAERTEASRYISEFDVGGGGADEKVVLSELLQPVSTSSALGSVRKQLNKVQHTKAVQLPLSKEESERVVREAAYTQTSQALAKWDPVVRQNRSAEQLVFPLQQDCVTVAPIEEVISNWKAQTPLEEEIFRLLHKTQQPVKNPLLTPSEKASLQAMSLEEAQLRRMELQKARALQSYYEAKARRERKIKSKKYHKVLRKGKSHKALQEFEMLQKCNPEAALEQLEKMERARIEERMSLKHQNKGRWAKSTIIMAKYDLEARRAMQEQLARNKELMQKARPALDSEEDDKDPEAEGGLVPDVINESRVGTDPDNPWMLGKSSEESKEEPQAPEDDRGSGMEEEEEEPTVSGPSGQEAALVLPNVLPPAPPSPVSEAPLLNETLEWLQPFKDMDALEPEEVARGHEPVQSGDPESLRPKEVEQSSQIKGGLVPAAKKKTTGKRQALIDLKAVLAEASTPMQCPLVPKVAQDELELDTDQRQVIHEAFASDNVVADFMKEKRQAEQESKPKVVDLVLPGWGEWGGTGLKPSTKKKRRFLIKPAPGPPRRDQHLPHVILSEKRNISAAAHQVNQLPFPYESSQQFERSIHAPIGSTWNTQRTFQRLITPRVVTLPGHIIPPISAEDANLTRQTDKAKAAGQKPALDFMSLPKHHNRHSASKKKARKR; this is encoded by the exons ATGGCGGGTGAGGAAGAGCCGGCGAAGATCGAGCCCGACCTGAGTGATGCAGAGGATGAG GAGGAGGATGAACTGGCTGCAAAGAAGCACCGGCAGCTTGTGGATGCCCTCAGCaacttggctggaggaaagcG GCAGCGAGCAGCTGAACGTACTGAGGCGAGCAGATACATCTCAGAATTTGACGTGGGTGGTGGAG GTGCTGATGAGAAAGTGGTGCTCTCAGAGCTGCTGCAGCCTGTGTCCACCTCGTCGGCTCTTGGTTCTGTTCGGAAACAGCTGAACAAAGTCCAGCATACCAAGGCAGTCCAACTCCCGCTGAGCAAAGAGGAGAGTGAACGG GTGGTGAGAGAAGCTGCATATACGCAGACATCTCAAGCCCTGGCTAAGTGGGATCCGGTGGTGCGGCAAAACCGGAGTGCTGAGCAGCTGGTCTTTCCTCTGCAACAGGATTGTGTGACGGTTGCACCCATTGAAGAGGTGATAAGCAATTGGAAG GCCCAAACACCACTGGAGGAAGAGATCTTCAGACTTCTCcacaaaacacagcagccagtaAAGAATCCACTTCTGACTCCCTCTGAGAAGGCCTCGCTGCAGGCCATGAGCCTGGAAGAG GCTCAGCTGCGCCGGATGGAACTCCAGAAGGCTCGGGCCTTGCAGTCCTACTATGAAGCCAAGGCACGCCGTGAGCGGAAAATCAAGAGCAAAAA GTACCACAAAGTGCTTAGGAAAGGCAAGAGTCATAAGGCACTGCAGGAATTTGAGATGTTGCAGAAGTGCAACCCCGAGGCAGCCCTGGAGCAGCTGGAAAAGATGGAGAGAGCCCGTATTGAG GAGAGAATGAGCTTGAAACATCAGAACAAGGGCCGGTGGGCAAAATCTACAATCATCATGGCAAAGTATGACCTAGAG gctAGGCGGGCCATGCAAGAACAGCTGGCCCGGAACAAAGAACTGATGCAGAAAGCACGCCCAGCGTTGGACAGCGAGGAAGATGACAAGGACCCTGAAGCAGAAGGGGGCCTTGTCCCTGATGTTATAAATGAGAGCCGTGTTGGAACGGATCCAGACAATCCATGGATGCTGGGCAAGTCCTCTGAAGAGtccaaggaagagccacaagctCCAGAGGACGACCGAGGGagtgggatggaggaggaggaggaagaacccaCTGTGTCTG gtcccAGTGGACAAGAGGCTGCCCTGGTGTTGCCCAATGTGCTGCCACCAGCGCCCCCAAGCCCAGTGTCAGAGGCGCCTCTCCTGAATGAGACATTAGAGTGGCTTCAGCCCTTCAAGGATATGGACGCCCTGGAGCCAGAGGAAGTTGCCCGGGGACACGAGCCAGTACAATCAGGAGATCCTGAAAGTTTGCGGCCAAAGGAAGTGGAGCAGTCATCTCAGATCAAGGGTGGTTTGGTCCCAGCTGCCAAAAAGAAAACGACAGGCAAGCGCCAAGCACTCATCGATCTGAAAGCAGTCCTGGCCGAGGCATCCACTCCCATGCAGTGTCCGCTTGTGCCCAAGGTAGCACAGGATGAG CTGGAGTTGGATACAGACCAGCGGCAAGTGATCCATGAGGCCTTTGCCAGCGACAATGTTGTGGCAGACTTCATGAAAGAAAAGCGTCAAGCGGAACAGGAAAGCAAGCCCAAAGTGGTTGATCTGGTGCTTCCAGGCTGGGGTGAATGGGGGGGCACTGGCCTGAAGCCCAGcaccaagaagaagagaag GTTTCTTATCAAACCAGCTCCAGGACCCCCAAGAAGAGACCAGCACCTGCCCCATGTAATCCTTAGTGAAAAGCGAAATATTTCAGCAGCTGCTCATCAG GTAAACCAGTTGCCGTTCCCCTATGAAAGCAGCCAGCAGTTTGAACGCAGCATCCATGCACCCATTGGCTCCACCTGGAACACCCAACGGACTTTTCAGCGGCTGATAACTCCCCGGGTCGTCACCCTGCCTGGCCACATCATCCCCCCTATCAGTGCCGAGGATGCCAACCTGACCCGTCAAACAGATAAGGCGAAAGCAGCGGGACAGAAACCTGCCTTAGATTTCATGTCTCTTCCCAAACATCACAACCGCCATAGTGCCTCAAAGAAGAAAGCTCGGAAGCGCTAA